The Gammaproteobacteria bacterium genome has a segment encoding these proteins:
- the surE gene encoding 5'/3'-nucleotidase SurE — MKILLSNDDGYQSDGLATLALALSDLAELTIVAPDRNQSGASHSLTLEMPLRVGRTREGMYYVNGTPTDCVHLAITGLLDHEPDMVIAGINHGANLGDDVLYSGTVAAAVEGRFLGLPAIAVSLAGQSLRHFDTAGQAARMLLQRLQGAPLAADTILNVNVPDVPFGEITGFEATRLGYRHRSEPVIEARDPKGRPVFWVGSAGAGQDAGPGTDFHAIANNRVSVTPLQIDLTHHSRVGAIAEWLRR; from the coding sequence GTGAAGATACTGCTAAGTAACGACGACGGCTACCAATCGGATGGCCTGGCGACGCTCGCTCTGGCGCTTTCGGACCTGGCGGAGCTGACCATCGTCGCCCCGGACCGCAACCAGAGCGGCGCGAGTCATTCGCTGACCCTGGAGATGCCGCTGCGGGTCGGCCGGACCCGCGAAGGGATGTACTACGTGAACGGCACGCCGACCGATTGCGTGCACCTCGCAATTACCGGCTTGCTGGACCACGAGCCCGACATGGTCATCGCGGGCATCAACCACGGGGCCAACCTCGGTGACGACGTGCTGTACTCCGGCACGGTTGCCGCGGCGGTCGAAGGCCGCTTTCTCGGGTTGCCGGCCATCGCGGTGTCACTTGCCGGCCAGTCGCTGCGGCACTTCGATACCGCCGGCCAGGCCGCGCGCATGCTCCTGCAACGGCTGCAGGGTGCGCCGCTGGCCGCGGACACGATACTCAACGTGAATGTGCCCGACGTGCCCTTCGGCGAAATCACAGGCTTCGAGGCAACCCGGCTCGGCTACCGCCACCGCTCGGAGCCCGTGATCGAGGCGCGGGATCCGAAGGGGCGGCCGGTCTTCTGGGTGGGCTCTGCCGGCGCCGGCCAGGATGCCGGGCCGGGCACGGACTTTCACGCGATCGCCAACAACCGCGTCTCCGTGACACCCCTGCAGATCGACCTGACGCATCATTCCCGGGTCGGTGCGATCGCCGAATGGTTGCGCCGATGA
- a CDS encoding peptidoglycan DD-metalloendopeptidase family protein, with protein sequence MISLAARERPGTGWRTAAAMRGRVARWMLALLLPAYLLLAGCAGVSEEEPGERVAAGIHVVQAGETLYGIAQRYGLDHRELARWNRLGDGSLIYPGQRLRLSAGSGSPAAAAPDADPVDAPAVSGWRWPTAGPLLAGYAQSARTASGILIGGQTGQPVVAAADGEVVYSGGGLAGYGQLVIVRHNAVWLSAYGHNQQLLVAEGERVRAGTPIARMGEGPGRQAALHFEIRRNGQPVNPLDYLPRAH encoded by the coding sequence GTGATCTCACTCGCGGCCCGGGAACGCCCCGGCACCGGCTGGCGGACCGCAGCGGCGATGCGCGGGCGGGTCGCACGGTGGATGCTGGCGCTGTTGCTGCCGGCGTACCTCCTGTTGGCGGGCTGCGCTGGCGTGAGCGAGGAGGAGCCGGGCGAGCGGGTCGCAGCGGGAATTCACGTGGTTCAGGCCGGGGAGACGCTATACGGTATCGCGCAGCGATACGGCCTCGATCACCGGGAGCTGGCGCGCTGGAATCGCCTCGGGGACGGATCGCTCATCTATCCGGGCCAGCGGCTGCGTCTGTCGGCCGGATCCGGATCGCCGGCAGCTGCAGCGCCGGATGCGGATCCGGTGGATGCGCCGGCGGTTTCCGGCTGGCGTTGGCCGACCGCAGGACCGCTGCTTGCCGGCTACGCGCAATCGGCGCGCACGGCCTCCGGCATCCTGATCGGCGGCCAGACCGGGCAGCCGGTGGTGGCCGCGGCCGACGGCGAGGTGGTGTACTCGGGCGGCGGCCTGGCCGGTTACGGGCAGCTCGTGATCGTCCGGCATAACGCGGTCTGGCTCAGCGCCTACGGCCACAATCAGCAGTTGCTGGTGGCGGAGGGCGAGCGGGTCCGCGCCGGCACGCCGATTGCGCGCATGGGAGAGGGTCCGGGCCGTCAGGCGGCGCTGCATTTCGAGATTCGCCGCAACGGGCAGCCGGTGAACCCGCTCGACTACCTGCCCAGGGCGCATTGA
- a CDS encoding protein-L-isoaspartate(D-aspartate) O-methyltransferase, translated as MSLNEDSHKGIGMTSARTRERLVQRLGQHGIRSAAVLERIRTVPRHLFIDEALASRAYEDSALPIGQGQTISQPYIVALMTQALLEDGAPRRLEKVLEVGTGCGYQTAVLAPLVGQLFTIERIATLQRAARQRLAQLGLGNVRYRHGDGFEGWPGQAPFDGILVAAAPAEVPPALLEQLAPDGRLVIPVGRAGSQELLRITRVGTELEREHLGAVTFVPLLEGKS; from the coding sequence ATGAGCCTCAACGAGGACAGCCACAAGGGCATAGGCATGACATCGGCGCGCACGCGCGAACGGCTCGTGCAGCGCCTGGGTCAACACGGTATCCGCAGCGCGGCGGTCCTCGAGCGCATACGCACCGTGCCACGGCACCTGTTCATCGACGAGGCCCTGGCGAGCAGGGCGTACGAGGACAGCGCCCTGCCGATCGGTCAGGGGCAGACGATCTCCCAGCCCTATATCGTCGCGCTGATGACGCAGGCGCTGCTCGAGGATGGCGCGCCCAGGCGACTCGAAAAGGTGCTGGAGGTCGGAACCGGGTGCGGCTACCAGACCGCCGTGCTCGCGCCACTGGTCGGCCAGTTGTTCACGATCGAACGCATCGCGACGCTGCAGCGCGCGGCACGCCAGCGGCTGGCGCAACTGGGGCTCGGCAACGTCCGCTATCGGCATGGGGACGGTTTCGAGGGGTGGCCCGGCCAGGCGCCGTTCGATGGCATCCTCGTCGCCGCGGCGCCCGCAGAGGTGCCGCCGGCATTGCTCGAGCAACTCGCCCCGGATGGTCGGCTGGTGATCCCGGTTGGTCGCGCCGGGAGCCAGGAGCTGTTGCGAATCACCCGCGTCGGCACCGAACTGGAGCGCGAACATCTCGGTGCCGTCACCTTCGTACCGCTGCTGGAGGGCAAGAGCTGA
- the lysS gene encoding lysine--tRNA ligase, with product MTEMVNDGREEESRLVAERRRKLQALRQAGFRFPNRFRRSVLAGQLHATYQSHSAEALEAEAVVVSVGGRMMAKRVMGKTSFIKLQDRSGQIQVFLQQGAVPEETYQQFKGWDLGDIAWAEGRLFRTRTGELSVRATRIELLVKALRPLPEKFHGLTDQETRYRQRYLDLIMNEDSREVFLRRSRIVQFLRSYLDAMDFLEVETPMMQPVPGGAVARPFVTHHNALDRELYLRIAPELYLKRLVVGGFERVYELNRSFRNEGVSTQHNPEFTMLELYMAYADHHVLMDLLEQLLKSLAESLFGVSVLEWQGRTYRFDAPFRRASIEELVAEHNPELDPGRLRDPDTLRERCAALGITVHAGSGPGKLLTEIFEKTAEHRLDAPTYVTGFPAEVSPLARRNDDDPFLTDRFELYIGGREIANGFAELNDAEDQAERFRAQLRQKEAGDAEAMSFDDDYVTALEYGLPPTAGLGVGIDRLVMLMTDRPSIRDVLLFPHMREA from the coding sequence ATGACTGAGATGGTCAACGACGGTCGCGAAGAAGAAAGTCGCCTGGTCGCGGAACGGCGGCGCAAACTGCAGGCTCTGCGTCAGGCGGGATTTCGTTTTCCCAACCGCTTCCGGCGCAGCGTGCTTGCCGGCCAGCTGCACGCCACCTACCAGTCGCATTCCGCCGAAGCGCTGGAGGCCGAAGCCGTTGTCGTCTCGGTCGGCGGGCGGATGATGGCCAAGCGGGTGATGGGCAAGACGAGCTTCATCAAGCTGCAGGACCGCAGCGGCCAGATCCAGGTGTTCCTCCAGCAGGGGGCGGTGCCCGAGGAGACCTATCAGCAGTTCAAGGGTTGGGATCTGGGGGATATCGCGTGGGCGGAAGGCCGCCTGTTCCGCACCCGGACGGGGGAGCTGTCGGTGCGCGCCACTCGCATCGAGCTGCTCGTCAAGGCGTTGCGGCCGCTACCCGAAAAATTCCACGGGCTCACGGACCAGGAGACCCGCTACCGCCAGCGTTATCTTGATCTCATCATGAACGAAGACTCCCGCGAGGTGTTTCTGCGTCGCTCGCGGATCGTCCAGTTCCTGCGCAGCTACCTGGACGCGATGGATTTCCTCGAAGTCGAGACGCCCATGATGCAGCCGGTTCCGGGCGGCGCCGTCGCGCGGCCGTTCGTGACCCACCATAACGCACTGGACCGCGAGCTGTACCTGCGAATCGCGCCTGAGCTCTACCTGAAGCGGCTGGTGGTGGGTGGGTTCGAGCGGGTCTACGAGCTCAATCGCAGCTTCCGCAACGAGGGGGTATCCACGCAGCACAACCCCGAGTTCACGATGCTCGAGCTGTACATGGCCTACGCGGATCACCACGTGCTGATGGATCTGCTCGAGCAGTTGCTGAAGAGCCTTGCCGAGAGCCTGTTCGGGGTGTCCGTGCTGGAGTGGCAGGGCCGCACGTACCGCTTCGATGCGCCGTTCAGGCGCGCGTCCATCGAGGAACTGGTCGCCGAGCACAATCCCGAGCTCGATCCGGGGCGATTGCGCGATCCCGACACGCTGCGAGAGCGCTGCGCCGCGCTCGGTATCACGGTGCACGCGGGTTCCGGGCCGGGCAAGCTCCTGACCGAGATATTCGAGAAAACGGCCGAGCATCGCCTCGATGCGCCGACTTACGTGACGGGATTCCCGGCTGAGGTGTCGCCATTGGCGCGCCGCAACGACGACGATCCGTTTCTTACCGATCGCTTCGAGCTGTACATCGGGGGGCGGGAAATCGCGAATGGCTTTGCGGAGCTGAACGACGCCGAGGATCAGGCCGAGCGCTTCAGGGCGCAGCTTCGCCAGAAGGAAGCCGGCGACGCCGAGGCCATGTCCTTCGACGACGATTACGTGACGGCGCTCGAATACGGCTTACCGCCCACGGCCGGTCTCGGCGTCGGCATCGACCGGCTGGTGATGCTGATGACCGATCGGCCCTCGATCCGCGACGTGCTGCTCTTCCCGCACATGCGCGAGGCCTGA
- a CDS encoding Mth938-like domain-containing protein yields the protein MKLDLDKTGSNLIRSFAGGRIHVGSDSFSAPVIITAERIIADWHPPAPERLSLQDLQPVLDLQPEVILLGTGSRQCFPPMTLTTAILHLGVGLEVMTTAAACRTYNVLAAEFRRVAAALFVD from the coding sequence GTGAAACTGGACCTCGACAAGACCGGCAGCAATCTCATCCGCAGCTTCGCCGGCGGCCGGATCCATGTGGGCTCCGACAGCTTTTCTGCGCCGGTGATCATCACGGCGGAGCGCATCATTGCCGACTGGCATCCGCCCGCCCCCGAGCGACTGTCCCTGCAGGACCTGCAGCCGGTGCTCGACCTGCAACCGGAGGTGATCCTGCTCGGCACGGGGTCCCGCCAGTGTTTCCCACCCATGACCCTGACGACCGCGATCCTGCATCTCGGCGTTGGACTGGAAGTCATGACCACCGCCGCCGCATGTCGAACCTATAACGTGCTCGCCGCGGAATTTCGCCGCGTGGCTGCCGCGCTCTTCGTCGACTGA
- the recJ gene encoding single-stranded-DNA-specific exonuclease RecJ, protein MEAHPVIRDAAIRRREVPADVYAALPGGMRPLLRRVYAARNVAPREVRMAMGDLLPVGSLGGATAAAEFLADAHQRQARVLVVGDFDADGATASALMVRSMRAMGLRNVSYLVPNRFEFGYGLSPGVVDLAATRQPDVIITVDNGISSHEGVNRARALGIEVIVTDHHLPGDDLPGARLIVNPNLPGESFASKALSGVGVAFYVMAALARELGRRGQSDPDASRRAVSGCLDLVALGTIADLVRLDWNNRILANEGLRRIRARAACPGVMALLAAAGRDPLSACAADLAFGAAPRLNAAGRLTDMALGVECLLAGQEHDARVLAGRLDELNRRRRELQERMQAQAHEQLQRIVADVTGNHQDGLCLFDDSWHQGIVGLVASRVKEHTGRPVVAFAPGEEPGIVKGSARSVDGVHIRDALAAIAARRKVQGMVFGGHAMAAGLRLPRSQLEVFREEFSAEVARQCALADTARVVLTDGPLEAGELQPAVAEELYFAGPWGQGFPEPLFDNEFAIVEQRVLRDAHLRLVLRHPDGGEPLDAIAFRQTRALPARARLLYRLGLNFFRGRRQQQLVVEHIEYE, encoded by the coding sequence ATGGAGGCGCACCCTGTCATTCGGGATGCGGCGATTCGTCGCCGCGAGGTTCCGGCAGACGTGTATGCGGCCCTGCCGGGCGGGATGCGCCCGTTGCTGCGCCGGGTCTATGCCGCGCGCAATGTCGCGCCGCGTGAAGTGCGCATGGCCATGGGCGACCTGCTCCCGGTCGGCAGTCTCGGCGGTGCCACGGCCGCGGCCGAATTCCTGGCCGACGCGCACCAGCGACAGGCGCGCGTGCTGGTCGTGGGCGACTTCGACGCCGACGGCGCCACCGCCTCTGCCCTGATGGTGCGCTCGATGCGGGCCATGGGCTTGCGCAACGTGTCCTATCTCGTTCCCAACCGTTTCGAGTTCGGCTACGGCCTGTCTCCCGGTGTCGTGGACCTCGCCGCGACGCGACAGCCCGACGTCATCATCACCGTCGACAATGGCATCAGCAGCCATGAGGGCGTGAATCGAGCCCGCGCGCTGGGGATCGAGGTCATCGTCACCGATCATCACCTGCCCGGCGACGATCTCCCCGGGGCACGGCTGATCGTCAATCCGAACCTGCCGGGCGAATCATTCGCGAGCAAGGCGTTGTCGGGCGTCGGGGTCGCGTTCTACGTCATGGCCGCGCTGGCACGCGAACTCGGGCGCCGTGGGCAATCTGACCCGGATGCGTCCCGGCGGGCCGTCAGTGGCTGCCTCGACCTGGTGGCGCTTGGCACGATTGCCGACCTCGTGCGGCTCGACTGGAACAACCGCATTCTCGCCAACGAGGGCTTGCGGCGCATCCGCGCGCGCGCCGCCTGTCCCGGCGTCATGGCTCTCCTGGCGGCGGCGGGCCGGGATCCGCTCTCGGCCTGTGCCGCCGATCTGGCGTTCGGTGCGGCGCCACGGCTGAACGCCGCGGGCCGGCTGACCGACATGGCGCTCGGAGTCGAATGCCTGCTCGCCGGGCAGGAGCACGATGCGCGCGTTCTCGCCGGACGCCTGGACGAACTCAACCGCCGGCGCCGCGAACTGCAGGAGCGCATGCAGGCGCAGGCGCACGAACAGTTGCAGCGGATCGTGGCCGATGTCACCGGCAATCACCAGGATGGCCTGTGCCTGTTCGATGACAGCTGGCACCAGGGCATCGTCGGGCTGGTGGCATCGCGGGTGAAGGAGCACACCGGCCGGCCCGTGGTCGCTTTTGCGCCGGGGGAGGAGCCCGGCATCGTCAAGGGGTCGGCGCGATCGGTGGACGGAGTACACATCCGTGACGCCCTGGCCGCCATTGCCGCGCGGCGCAAGGTGCAGGGCATGGTGTTCGGCGGGCACGCGATGGCAGCCGGGCTGCGCCTGCCGCGGTCGCAGCTCGAAGTGTTTCGCGAGGAGTTCAGCGCAGAGGTCGCACGACAATGTGCGCTGGCGGACACCGCCCGGGTGGTTCTCACCGATGGGCCGCTCGAGGCCGGAGAACTGCAACCCGCTGTCGCCGAGGAGCTGTATTTCGCGGGGCCATGGGGCCAGGGGTTTCCGGAGCCGTTGTTCGACAATGAGTTTGCGATTGTCGAGCAAAGGGTCCTGCGTGACGCGCACCTGCGCCTGGTGTTGCGTCATCCGGACGGTGGCGAGCCGCTGGATGCGATTGCGTTCAGGCAGACCCGGGCGTTACCGGCGCGCGCGCGGCTGTTGTACCGGCTCGGCCTCAATTTTTTCCGGGGACGCAGGCAGCAGCAGTTGGTTGTGGAACACATTGAATACGAATAG
- the prfB gene encoding peptide chain release factor 2 (programmed frameshift), which yields METNPIRQAIRDLRDRSIALRGYLDFDRARERLDEVQAALEDPAVWKDPDRAEALGRERAQFETLVRQFDRIERSLNDSADLLEMAELERDEGAVAGVERDVDVTRREIEQLEFRRMFSGKHDAANAFVDIQAGSGGTEAQDWAEMLLRMYLKYCERKGFAAELLEASAGEVAGIKSATVRVAGEYACGWLRTESGVHRLVRKSPFDSGNRRHTSFAAVFVSPEIDDDIEIEINPADLRVDVYRASGAGGQHVNRTESAVRITHLPTNVVVQCQSERSQHKNRATAMKQLRAKLYQLEEQKRRAEAQIQEDSKADIGWGSQIRSYVLDQSRVKDLRTGVEAGNPDDILNGDLDRFILASLKQGL from the exons GTGGAGACCAACCCGATCAGGCAGGCTATTCGCGACCTGCGCGACCGTTCTATCGCCCTTCGGGGGTATCTT GACTTCGACCGGGCGCGCGAGCGGCTGGACGAGGTTCAGGCGGCACTCGAGGATCCGGCGGTCTGGAAGGATCCCGACCGCGCGGAGGCGCTCGGGCGCGAGCGGGCGCAGTTCGAGACGCTCGTGCGGCAGTTCGATCGAATCGAGCGCTCCCTGAACGATTCGGCCGATCTGCTCGAGATGGCCGAGCTCGAGCGCGACGAAGGCGCGGTGGCCGGGGTCGAGCGCGATGTGGACGTCACCCGTCGCGAGATCGAGCAACTCGAATTCAGGCGCATGTTCAGCGGCAAGCACGATGCCGCCAATGCCTTCGTGGACATCCAGGCCGGGTCGGGCGGCACCGAAGCGCAGGACTGGGCCGAGATGTTGTTGCGCATGTACCTGAAGTACTGCGAGCGCAAGGGTTTTGCGGCCGAGTTGCTCGAGGCGTCTGCCGGCGAGGTGGCTGGGATAAAAAGCGCCACCGTGCGCGTGGCCGGTGAATATGCCTGCGGCTGGCTGCGGACGGAATCCGGCGTACACCGCCTGGTGCGCAAGTCGCCCTTCGACTCGGGAAATCGCCGCCACACGTCTTTTGCGGCCGTGTTCGTTTCGCCGGAGATCGACGACGACATCGAGATCGAAATCAACCCTGCAGATCTCCGCGTGGATGTCTATCGGGCGAGTGGCGCCGGGGGGCAGCATGTGAACCGCACTGAATCGGCCGTGCGCATCACGCACCTGCCGACGAACGTGGTGGTGCAGTGCCAGAGCGAACGTTCGCAGCACAAGAACCGCGCAACCGCGATGAAGCAGCTCCGGGCGAAGCTGTACCAGCTCGAAGAGCAGAAGCGGCGTGCCGAAGCGCAGATCCAGGAGGACAGCAAGGCCGACATCGGCTGGGGCAGCCAGATCCGCTCCTACGTGCTCGATCAGTCGCGGGTGAAGGATCTGCGGACCGGGGTGGAGGCGGGCAACCCGGACGACATACTGAACGGAGATCTCGACCGGTTCATTCTCGCCAGCCTGAAGCAGGGCCTGTAG